A single region of the Leptothrix cholodnii SP-6 genome encodes:
- a CDS encoding YchJ family protein: MKNLPPTPAATPCPCGSGQTLSACCGRYHAGALHLQAPDAESLMRSRYSAYVLDRLDYLLATWHPDTRPASLAPNESGLRWLGLDVRHHRQQDADHATVEFIARSKLGGRAHRLHEISRFVRENGRWYYVDEMGANPQQAPR; this comes from the coding sequence ATGAAGAACCTGCCCCCCACCCCCGCCGCAACGCCCTGCCCTTGCGGCTCGGGCCAGACCTTGTCGGCCTGCTGCGGCCGCTATCACGCGGGCGCGCTGCACCTGCAGGCACCGGACGCGGAATCGCTGATGCGCTCGCGCTACAGCGCCTACGTGCTCGATCGGCTCGACTACCTGCTCGCCACCTGGCATCCGGACACGCGACCGGCCAGCCTCGCCCCCAACGAGAGCGGCCTGCGCTGGCTCGGCCTGGACGTGCGCCACCATCGACAACAGGATGCCGACCACGCCACGGTCGAGTTCATCGCCCGCAGCAAGCTCGGCGGGCGCGCCCACCGGCTGCACGAGATCAGCCGCTTCGTGCGCGAGAACGGCCGCTGGTATTACGTCGACGAGATGGGCGCGAACCCGCAACAGGCGCCGCGCTGA
- the nth gene encoding endonuclease III codes for MQADQIQRFFSTLRAANPMPASELEYSSVFELLAAVLLSAQATDVSVNKATRRLFPVANTPAKLLALGEERVAEHIKTIGLYRNKAKNLVETCRLLLARHGGQVPHSREALEALPGVGRKTANVVLNVAFGEPTCAVDTHVFRVGNRTGLAPGRTPHEVEMQLLERVPDEFKVEAHHWLILHGRYVCQARKPQCWLCSVADCCDFEPKTAAP; via the coding sequence ATGCAAGCCGACCAGATCCAGCGCTTTTTCAGCACCTTGCGGGCCGCCAACCCGATGCCAGCGTCCGAACTAGAATACAGCTCGGTGTTCGAGTTGCTCGCGGCGGTGCTGCTGTCGGCGCAGGCCACCGATGTCAGCGTCAACAAGGCCACGCGGCGGCTGTTCCCGGTGGCCAACACGCCGGCCAAGCTGCTCGCGCTGGGCGAGGAGCGGGTGGCCGAGCACATCAAGACCATCGGCCTGTACCGCAACAAGGCGAAGAACCTGGTCGAGACCTGCCGCCTCCTGCTGGCCCGGCACGGCGGCCAGGTGCCGCACAGCCGCGAGGCGCTCGAAGCCCTGCCCGGCGTGGGCCGCAAGACCGCCAACGTGGTGCTCAACGTGGCCTTCGGCGAGCCGACCTGCGCGGTCGACACGCACGTCTTTCGCGTCGGCAACCGCACCGGGCTGGCCCCGGGCAGGACACCGCATGAAGTCGAGATGCAGTTGCTCGAACGTGTGCCCGACGAGTTCAAGGTCGAGGCCCACCACTGGCTGATCCTGCACGGCCGCTACGTCTGCCAGGCGCGCAAGCCGCAGTGCTGGCTGTGCAGCGTGGCCGACTGCTGCGATTTCGAGCCCAAGACAGCCGCGCCCTGA
- a CDS encoding cobalamin-binding protein, with amino-acid sequence MATPDLYPRRIVCLTEETTEILYLLGEQDRIVGISGYTVRPPRARQEKPKVSAFLSAKIDKILALEPDLVLGFSDLQADIASQLIRAGVPVHVFNQRGITTILQTIAMVGAMVGAHQRTAALLAELQSGLDAVAAGAATLPRRPRVYFEEWMDPLISGIGWVSELIVLAGGEECFPELAGQSLGKNRIIADPLEVVRRAPDLILGSWCGRKFRPDQVIARPGWQDVPAVRNGQVFEIKSSEILQPGPAALTDGVRQIAARIQAWAALQG; translated from the coding sequence ATGGCGACGCCCGACCTCTACCCGCGCCGCATCGTCTGCCTGACCGAAGAGACCACCGAGATCCTCTACCTGCTGGGCGAGCAGGACCGCATCGTCGGCATCTCGGGTTACACCGTGCGCCCGCCGCGGGCGCGGCAGGAAAAACCCAAGGTCAGCGCCTTTCTCTCCGCCAAGATCGACAAGATCCTGGCGCTCGAACCCGACCTGGTGCTGGGTTTCTCGGACCTGCAGGCCGACATCGCCAGCCAGCTGATCCGCGCCGGCGTGCCGGTGCACGTGTTCAACCAGCGCGGCATCACCACCATCCTGCAGACCATCGCGATGGTCGGGGCGATGGTGGGCGCACATCAGCGCACCGCCGCCTTGCTGGCCGAACTGCAGTCTGGGCTGGATGCGGTGGCCGCAGGCGCCGCCACGCTGCCGCGCCGGCCGCGGGTCTATTTCGAGGAGTGGATGGACCCGCTGATCAGCGGCATCGGCTGGGTCAGCGAGCTGATCGTGCTGGCCGGTGGCGAGGAGTGTTTCCCCGAGCTGGCCGGCCAGTCGCTGGGCAAGAACCGCATCATTGCCGACCCGCTGGAAGTGGTGCGGCGTGCGCCCGACCTGATCCTGGGCTCGTGGTGCGGGCGCAAGTTCCGGCCCGACCAGGTCATCGCCCGGCCGGGTTGGCAGGACGTGCCGGCGGTGCGCAACGGCCAGGTCTTCGAGATCAAGTCGAGCGAGATCCTGCAGCCCGGCCCGGCCGCGCTGACCGACGGCGTGCGCCAGATCGCCGCGCGCATCCAGGCCTGGGCAGCGCTGCAGGGCTGA
- the panD gene encoding aspartate 1-decarboxylase, whose amino-acid sequence MFRTLLKSKIHRAVVTHCELHYEGSCGIDEDLLDAANLCENEQIHVWNINNGERFVTYVIKAPRGSGIISLNGSAARRASAGDLVIIAAFAQVHEEQVPTHQPKLVFMDEANRIKELRSEPQNPPQTSPLR is encoded by the coding sequence ATGTTCCGCACCCTGCTCAAATCCAAGATCCACCGCGCCGTCGTCACCCACTGCGAGCTGCATTACGAGGGCTCCTGCGGCATCGACGAAGACCTGCTGGACGCCGCCAACCTGTGCGAGAACGAGCAGATCCACGTCTGGAACATCAACAACGGCGAGCGTTTCGTCACCTACGTGATCAAGGCGCCGCGGGGCAGCGGCATCATCTCGCTCAACGGCTCGGCGGCGCGGCGCGCCAGCGCGGGCGATCTGGTCATCATCGCGGCCTTCGCGCAGGTGCACGAGGAGCAGGTGCCCACGCATCAGCCCAAGCTGGTGTTCATGGACGAGGCCAACCGCATCAAGGAACTGCGCAGCGAGCCGCAGAACCCGCCGCAGACCTCGCCGCTGCGGTGA
- a CDS encoding histidine phosphatase family protein has product MSDDGELWLWRHPRPFDVAGRCIGCTDVSVDRRRAKRLAHRLRRHARREGLAREVWTSPLTRCAAVGRWLRRWGWRHHVDVRLLEMDFGSWDGEPWSHIGAAEFAAWEADFAGHAPGGGESLAALRERVRAFIAHDAAGAESTAVARGPKAAARLLVAHAGWINALTFVNTELPEASHWPAPLCYGGAAHWSAARGLLRIGTMLHRSGRSAVPVST; this is encoded by the coding sequence TTGAGTGACGACGGCGAGCTGTGGCTCTGGCGCCATCCGCGCCCGTTCGACGTGGCCGGGCGCTGCATCGGCTGCACCGACGTGAGCGTCGACCGGCGCCGCGCCAAGCGTCTGGCGCATCGGCTGCGCCGCCACGCACGTCGCGAGGGGCTCGCCCGCGAGGTCTGGACCTCGCCGCTGACGCGCTGCGCGGCGGTCGGCCGCTGGCTGCGGCGCTGGGGCTGGCGCCACCACGTCGACGTCCGTCTGCTGGAAATGGATTTCGGATCGTGGGACGGCGAGCCTTGGTCGCACATCGGCGCCGCCGAGTTCGCCGCCTGGGAGGCCGACTTTGCCGGCCACGCGCCGGGTGGTGGTGAATCCCTCGCCGCACTGCGCGAGCGGGTGCGTGCCTTCATTGCCCACGACGCGGCAGGCGCCGAATCCACTGCCGTCGCCAGAGGCCCGAAGGCGGCTGCCCGCCTGCTGGTCGCGCATGCGGGCTGGATCAACGCGCTGACTTTTGTCAACACCGAATTGCCCGAAGCGAGCCACTGGCCCGCGCCGCTGTGTTACGGCGGCGCGGCGCACTGGTCGGCCGCCCGGGGGCTTCTGCGCATCGGTACCATGCTGCACCGCAGCGGCCGCAGTGCCGTACCCGTTTCAACCTGA
- a CDS encoding adenosylcobinamide-GDP ribazoletransferase, with protein MAALIHEARLFFIALQFFTRVPVPAWVGYTPEWMHASARHYPLVGAWVGGVAALVLWLAAQVWPLSVAVGLSMAATVWLTGGFHEDGLADTCDGLGGSVSRERALTIMKDSRLGSYGALGLVGVLGLKAVALYELTDFDGVQALIALVWAHAVSRAVPVALLRLLPYAGDAEHAKAKPMAQQVSDAGLAAALGWAALACAAAWGLGASAFTLACAALGVIALAAFCVRWYRQRLGGYTGDTLGAAQQLCELAAYLGWLAGVWFE; from the coding sequence ATGGCCGCGCTGATCCACGAAGCGCGGCTGTTCTTCATCGCGCTGCAGTTCTTCACCCGCGTGCCGGTGCCGGCCTGGGTGGGCTACACGCCGGAGTGGATGCACGCCAGCGCGCGGCATTACCCGCTGGTCGGCGCGTGGGTCGGGGGCGTGGCGGCGCTGGTGCTGTGGCTGGCTGCGCAGGTCTGGCCGCTGTCGGTGGCGGTGGGCCTGAGCATGGCGGCCACCGTGTGGCTGACCGGCGGTTTCCACGAAGACGGCCTGGCCGACACCTGCGACGGCCTGGGCGGCAGTGTCAGCCGCGAGCGCGCCTTGACCATCATGAAGGACTCGCGGCTGGGCAGCTACGGCGCGCTCGGTCTGGTCGGCGTGTTGGGGCTGAAGGCGGTGGCGCTGTACGAGTTGACCGATTTCGACGGCGTCCAAGCCTTGATCGCGCTGGTCTGGGCGCACGCGGTGTCGCGTGCGGTGCCGGTGGCCTTGCTGCGGCTGCTGCCTTATGCCGGCGACGCCGAACACGCCAAGGCCAAGCCGATGGCGCAGCAGGTGTCCGACGCCGGCCTCGCGGCTGCGCTCGGCTGGGCCGCGCTGGCTTGTGCGGCGGCGTGGGGGCTAGGAGCGTCGGCGTTCACGCTGGCCTGCGCCGCACTCGGCGTGATCGCGCTGGCGGCGTTCTGCGTGCGCTGGTACCGGCAGCGCCTGGGCGGCTACACCGGCGACACGCTCGGCGCGGCGCAGCAGTTGTGCGAGCTGGCGGCCTACCTCGGCTGGCTGGCGGGAGTCTGGTTTGAGTGA
- the cobT gene encoding nicotinate-nucleotide--dimethylbenzimidazole phosphoribosyltransferase translates to MNLIPTLEDLHDASLAAQVQQQIDRKTKPLGALGRLEALALQLALIQGRTLPRLEQPQLVVFAADHGLAARGVSAYPSDVTWQMVENFLAGGAAVSVLARQHGLALTVVDAGVRHDFAPRPGLLLRKIGPGSADMLAGPAMSAVQCEQAIRAGREVVRGLPGNALALGEMGIGNTSAAALLLARLSGEPLWRCVGRGTGLDDAALARKTALLGEVLVHHVDATEPLAVLAAMGGFEIAMLVGAMLQAAAERRVILIDGFIVGAALLVAARLQPAVLQRCVFAHRSDESGHALLLAQLGARPLLDLGLRLGEGSGAALAWPLLESACRILAEMASFESAGVSDASTDASTGPAAGSTPQP, encoded by the coding sequence ATGAACCTGATCCCGACCCTCGAAGACCTCCACGACGCCAGCCTCGCCGCTCAGGTACAGCAGCAGATCGACCGCAAGACCAAGCCGCTGGGCGCGCTCGGCCGGCTGGAGGCGCTGGCGCTGCAGCTGGCGCTGATCCAGGGCCGCACGCTGCCACGGCTGGAGCAGCCGCAGCTGGTGGTGTTCGCCGCCGATCACGGTCTGGCCGCGCGCGGCGTGTCGGCGTATCCGAGCGACGTGACCTGGCAGATGGTCGAGAACTTCCTCGCCGGCGGCGCGGCGGTCAGCGTGCTGGCGCGCCAGCACGGCCTGGCGCTGACGGTGGTCGACGCGGGCGTGCGCCACGACTTCGCGCCGCGCCCCGGCCTGCTGCTGCGCAAGATCGGCCCCGGCAGCGCCGACATGCTGGCCGGCCCGGCGATGAGCGCGGTGCAGTGCGAGCAGGCCATCCGCGCCGGCCGCGAGGTGGTGCGCGGCCTGCCGGGTAATGCGCTGGCGCTGGGCGAGATGGGCATCGGCAACACCTCGGCGGCGGCGCTGCTGCTCGCGCGCCTGAGCGGCGAGCCGCTGTGGCGCTGCGTCGGCCGCGGCACCGGCTTGGACGACGCCGCGCTGGCGCGCAAGACCGCGCTGCTCGGCGAGGTGCTGGTCCATCACGTCGACGCCACCGAGCCGCTGGCCGTGCTGGCCGCGATGGGCGGTTTCGAGATCGCGATGCTGGTCGGCGCCATGCTGCAGGCCGCCGCCGAACGGCGCGTGATCCTGATCGACGGCTTCATCGTCGGCGCCGCCTTGCTGGTGGCCGCGCGGCTGCAGCCGGCGGTGCTGCAGCGCTGCGTGTTCGCACACCGTTCGGACGAGTCCGGCCATGCGCTGCTGCTGGCGCAGCTCGGTGCGCGGCCGCTGCTCGACCTCGGCCTGCGCCTGGGCGAAGGTTCCGGCGCGGCGCTGGCCTGGCCGCTGCTGGAGTCGGCCTGTCGCATCCTGGCGGAGATGGCGAGTTTCGAGTCGGCCGGCGTGAGTGATGCCTCGACTGATGCCTCGACCGGACCGGCCGCCGGATCGACCCCGCAGCCGTGA
- a CDS encoding cobyric acid synthase codes for MSDLVRSPARAVMVLGTSSGAGKSWLATALCRWYARQGLKVAPFKAQNMSNNARVVPGLIGADGAQPMGEIGSAQYFQALAARCVPGVMHNPVLLKPEADTRSQVVVLGEVRRDLAEVPWRERSEALWPHARAALQQLMAHNDVVVIEGAGSPAEINLHASDYVNMRTALAAQAACLVITDIDRGGAFAHLYGTHQLLPADERALIRGFVLNRFRGDAALLAPGPEQLQALTGVPTIGVLPMWREHGLPEEDGLYEPGGHTAAPGHAAQRLRIAIVAYPRISNLDEFQPLRNLPGVQLVWARQPADLERADWVILPGSKHSQADLAWLRAQRLDAAIARHAAAGGALLGICGGLQMLGEALIDLHGVEGGFDALGGNGPGLGLLPLVTQFDPHKLLRPTRASFGATHGVWAALAGVAFDGYEIHNGRSIQHPAMASALPALRSTCGDTIGWQNGSVLGVYTHGLFESPAVLQALFGAGCRTLDSVFDGLADFAERHFSLGALAGLLSPKQPPG; via the coding sequence ATGTCCGACCTGGTCCGATCGCCGGCCCGTGCCGTCATGGTGCTGGGCACCAGCAGCGGCGCCGGCAAGAGCTGGCTGGCCACCGCGCTGTGCCGCTGGTATGCGCGCCAGGGCCTGAAAGTGGCGCCGTTCAAGGCCCAGAACATGAGCAACAACGCCCGTGTCGTGCCCGGCCTGATCGGCGCGGACGGCGCGCAGCCCATGGGCGAGATCGGCAGCGCGCAGTATTTCCAGGCCCTGGCCGCGCGCTGCGTGCCCGGCGTGATGCACAACCCGGTGCTGCTCAAGCCCGAGGCCGACACGCGCAGCCAGGTGGTGGTGCTGGGCGAGGTGCGCCGTGACTTGGCCGAGGTGCCGTGGCGCGAGCGCAGCGAGGCGCTCTGGCCACACGCCCGCGCCGCCTTGCAGCAGCTGATGGCCCACAACGACGTGGTCGTGATCGAAGGCGCCGGCTCGCCCGCCGAGATCAACCTGCACGCCAGCGACTACGTCAACATGCGCACCGCACTGGCGGCGCAAGCCGCTTGCCTGGTGATCACCGACATCGACCGCGGCGGCGCCTTCGCCCACCTCTACGGCACGCATCAGCTGCTGCCGGCCGACGAGCGCGCGCTGATCCGCGGCTTCGTGCTGAACCGTTTTCGCGGCGACGCGGCCTTGCTGGCGCCCGGGCCCGAACAACTGCAGGCGCTGACCGGCGTGCCGACGATCGGCGTGCTGCCGATGTGGCGCGAGCACGGCCTGCCCGAGGAAGACGGCCTGTACGAGCCGGGCGGACACACGGCCGCGCCGGGCCACGCCGCCCAGCGGCTGCGCATCGCCATCGTCGCCTACCCGCGCATCAGCAACCTCGACGAGTTCCAGCCTCTGCGCAACCTGCCGGGCGTGCAACTGGTCTGGGCGCGCCAGCCGGCTGATCTGGAGCGCGCCGACTGGGTCATCCTGCCGGGCTCGAAACACAGCCAGGCCGACCTCGCCTGGCTGCGCGCACAGCGGCTCGACGCGGCGATCGCCCGCCATGCCGCAGCCGGCGGCGCGCTGCTGGGCATCTGCGGCGGCCTGCAAATGCTGGGCGAAGCGCTGATCGACCTGCACGGCGTCGAGGGCGGCTTCGACGCGCTTGGTGGTAATGGCCCCGGCCTGGGCCTGCTGCCGCTGGTGACGCAGTTCGATCCGCACAAATTGTTGCGGCCGACACGCGCCTCGTTCGGCGCCACCCACGGCGTCTGGGCGGCGTTGGCCGGCGTCGCCTTCGACGGCTACGAGATCCACAACGGCCGCTCAATCCAGCACCCGGCGATGGCGTCGGCGCTGCCCGCGCTGCGCAGCACGTGCGGCGACACCATCGGTTGGCAGAACGGCTCGGTGCTGGGCGTCTACACGCACGGCCTGTTCGAATCGCCGGCCGTGCTGCAGGCGCTGTTCGGCGCCGGCTGCCGCACGCTCGACAGCGTCTTCGACGGCCTGGCCGATTTCGCCGAGCGGCATTTCAGCCTCGGTGCGCTGGCCGGGCTGCTGAGCCCGAAGCAGCCACCCGGCTGA
- a CDS encoding ABC transporter ATP-binding protein, whose amino-acid sequence MMRATTATTPAVSCRALGVPLGEGAARREVLRGVDLEFAATGWTAVVGPNGAGKSTLLRCLAGLLPTFTGEVRLQGRPISDWPLRERARRLAWLAQQGEASGELTVRDVVHLGRLPHLGLLGRPNAHDEAIVQQAMADTECADWQHRRLTELSGGERQRVLLARALAVDAPVLLLDEPTTHLDAPHQVALVRLLKRRSREDCVISVLHDLPLALAADRLVVLAQGRVRAQGRSDDPAVHAELEAVFGGAIRILSVDGRWVAVPHL is encoded by the coding sequence ATGATGCGTGCGACGACGGCAACGACGCCCGCCGTGTCATGCCGCGCCCTCGGGGTGCCGCTGGGCGAAGGCGCTGCGCGCCGCGAGGTGCTGCGCGGCGTCGACCTCGAATTTGCCGCCACCGGCTGGACCGCCGTCGTCGGCCCCAACGGCGCCGGCAAGTCGACGCTGTTGCGCTGCCTGGCCGGCCTGCTGCCGACCTTCACCGGCGAGGTCCGACTGCAGGGCCGACCGATTTCAGACTGGCCGCTGCGCGAGCGCGCCCGGCGCCTGGCCTGGCTGGCGCAGCAGGGCGAAGCCTCGGGCGAGCTGACGGTGCGCGACGTGGTGCACCTCGGCCGCCTGCCGCATCTGGGCCTGCTCGGTCGACCGAACGCGCACGACGAGGCGATCGTGCAGCAGGCGATGGCCGACACCGAATGCGCCGACTGGCAGCACCGGCGCCTGACCGAGCTCTCCGGCGGCGAGCGCCAGCGCGTGCTGCTGGCGCGGGCGCTGGCGGTGGATGCGCCGGTGCTGCTGCTCGACGAGCCGACCACCCACCTCGACGCGCCGCATCAGGTGGCGCTGGTGCGCCTGCTCAAGCGGCGCTCGCGCGAGGACTGCGTCATCAGCGTGCTGCACGACCTGCCGCTGGCGCTGGCCGCCGACCGCCTGGTGGTGCTGGCGCAGGGCCGCGTGCGGGCGCAGGGCCGGTCCGACGATCCGGCCGTGCACGCCGAGCTGGAGGCGGTGTTCGGCGGCGCGATCCGCATCCTGTCGGTCGACGGCCGCTGGGTCGCCGTGCCGCACCTTTGA
- a CDS encoding FecCD family ABC transporter permease, protein MSELERQRRQRLAWALLLIALAGSFAGLLAGSEGWRLPSLDDPTAELIVWQIRAPRTLGAWLVGALFGLSGAIAQGLFRNPLADPYLLGSAAGASLGVVLVLAAGSLVGSGLSLAGAELLARFGLVGAAFGGALLGVSLTLMLARGAEHTTRLLLAGVVVGVVLGALNDLVTMVSPAALRGKQAFLLGSTGFLGWPSVALLAAALAATLPLAWRLARTLDALSLGEDSASSLGLSLPRLRAALVVLMALATGTAVAQAGLVAFVGLVAPHLVRRFVHATHGYRLAASAAMGGALLLLADVAARCVIAPQELPVGVLTAVLGGLYLLWLLHRRGLG, encoded by the coding sequence ATGAGCGAACTCGAACGCCAGCGCCGACAGCGCCTGGCCTGGGCGCTGCTGCTGATCGCGCTGGCCGGCAGCTTCGCGGGCCTGCTGGCCGGCAGCGAGGGCTGGCGCCTGCCCTCGCTCGACGACCCGACCGCCGAGCTGATCGTCTGGCAGATCCGCGCCCCGCGCACGCTCGGTGCCTGGCTGGTGGGCGCGCTGTTCGGGCTGTCCGGCGCGATCGCGCAGGGGCTGTTCCGCAATCCGCTGGCCGATCCGTACCTGCTCGGCTCGGCGGCCGGTGCATCGCTCGGCGTGGTGCTGGTGCTGGCCGCCGGCAGCCTGGTCGGCAGCGGGCTGAGCCTGGCGGGCGCCGAACTGCTGGCGCGTTTCGGCCTGGTCGGCGCGGCGTTCGGCGGCGCGCTGCTGGGCGTGAGCCTGACGCTGATGCTCGCCCGCGGCGCCGAACACACCACCCGGCTGCTGCTGGCCGGCGTGGTGGTGGGTGTGGTGCTGGGCGCGCTCAACGATCTGGTGACGATGGTGTCGCCCGCCGCCTTGCGCGGCAAGCAGGCGTTTCTGCTCGGCAGCACCGGCTTTCTCGGCTGGCCGAGCGTGGCGCTGCTGGCCGCGGCGCTGGCCGCGACGCTGCCGCTGGCCTGGCGGCTGGCGCGCACGCTCGATGCACTCAGTCTGGGCGAAGACAGCGCCAGCAGCCTCGGCCTGTCGCTGCCGCGCCTGCGCGCCGCGCTGGTCGTGCTGATGGCGCTGGCGACCGGCACGGCGGTGGCGCAGGCCGGGCTGGTGGCGTTTGTCGGGCTGGTCGCGCCGCATCTGGTGCGGCGCTTCGTGCACGCGACGCACGGCTATCGACTCGCTGCGAGCGCCGCGATGGGCGGCGCCCTGCTGCTGCTGGCCGACGTGGCCGCACGCTGCGTGATCGCGCCGCAGGAGCTGCCGGTGGGCGTGCTGACCGCCGTGCTGGGCGGGCTCTATCTGCTGTGGCTGCTGCATCGGCGGGGGCTGGGATGA
- a CDS encoding ABC transporter substrate-binding protein, whose protein sequence is MSLSGGCRAWLLLIGLCLGLGAVAQAAISVADERGHRLTFERPPQRIVSLMPSLTESVCALGACERLVGVDRYSNWPDAVRRLPKLGGLEDAQIEAIVALRPDVVLAARSSRAIERLEALGLKVLALEPVDHTELRAGLATLATLLGRPGQAELLWQQIDSQVRRATAQVPPAWRGQRVYFEVDAAPYAAGAVSFVGQTLTQLGLAHIIGPELGPFPKLNPEFVLRAQPDLVMAVTHDLAAMPQRPGWSHLRALQRRRTCAFAPADYDMLVRPGPRLGEGALLIAACLGRLAAPVPGGNGTSK, encoded by the coding sequence ATGAGCCTGTCGGGCGGTTGCCGCGCGTGGCTGCTGCTGATCGGGCTGTGCCTCGGCCTCGGCGCCGTCGCGCAGGCCGCCATCAGCGTGGCCGACGAACGCGGCCACCGTCTGACATTCGAGAGGCCGCCGCAGCGCATCGTCAGCCTGATGCCCTCGCTGACCGAAAGCGTCTGCGCGCTCGGTGCCTGCGAGCGACTGGTCGGGGTCGACCGTTATTCCAACTGGCCCGACGCGGTGCGCCGCCTGCCCAAGCTCGGCGGGCTGGAGGACGCGCAGATCGAGGCCATCGTCGCGCTGCGGCCCGACGTCGTGCTGGCGGCGCGTTCGAGCCGCGCGATCGAGCGGCTGGAGGCGCTGGGCCTGAAGGTGCTGGCGCTCGAACCGGTCGACCACACCGAGCTGCGCGCCGGCCTCGCCACGCTGGCCACGCTGCTCGGTCGCCCCGGCCAGGCCGAACTGCTGTGGCAACAGATCGACAGCCAGGTGCGGCGCGCCACCGCGCAGGTGCCGCCGGCCTGGCGCGGCCAGCGGGTCTATTTCGAGGTCGATGCCGCGCCCTATGCGGCCGGGGCGGTGTCCTTCGTCGGCCAGACGCTGACGCAGCTCGGCCTGGCCCACATCATCGGCCCCGAACTGGGCCCGTTCCCCAAGCTCAACCCCGAGTTCGTGCTGCGTGCCCAACCCGACCTCGTGATGGCGGTGACGCACGACCTGGCCGCGATGCCGCAGCGCCCGGGTTGGTCGCACCTGCGGGCGCTGCAGCGCCGGCGCACCTGCGCCTTCGCGCCCGCCGACTACGACATGCTGGTGCGCCCCGGCCCGAGGCTGGGCGAGGGCGCCTTGCTGATCGCCGCCTGCCTCGGCCGGCTGGCCGCGCCCGTACCCGGCGGCAACGGAACATCGAAATGA
- the cobU gene encoding bifunctional adenosylcobinamide kinase/adenosylcobinamide-phosphate guanylyltransferase, whose product MRSAAALHELILGGQKSGKSRCAEQRAATWLALPGQRAVLVATALAGDDEMRARIARHRSDRGVHVPALATIEEPLDLACAIARLSDPGCLVLVDCLTLWLTNWLMPMAGDVDEAGWAAQRAALMAAVESVPGPLVLVSNEIGLGLSPMRAEARRFVDELGRLHQDLAQCCSRVTLMVAGLPLTIKPGASS is encoded by the coding sequence ATGAGATCCGCCGCTGCCTTGCATGAGCTGATCCTCGGCGGCCAGAAAAGTGGCAAGTCGCGCTGCGCCGAGCAGCGCGCTGCCACCTGGCTGGCGCTGCCGGGCCAGCGTGCCGTGCTGGTGGCCACCGCGCTGGCCGGTGACGACGAGATGCGCGCGCGCATCGCCCGTCACCGGTCGGACCGCGGCGTCCACGTGCCGGCGCTGGCGACGATCGAGGAACCGCTCGACCTCGCCTGCGCCATTGCCCGCCTCAGCGACCCGGGCTGCCTGGTGCTGGTCGACTGCCTGACGCTGTGGCTGACCAACTGGCTGATGCCGATGGCCGGCGATGTGGACGAAGCCGGCTGGGCCGCGCAGCGCGCGGCGCTGATGGCGGCGGTCGAATCCGTGCCCGGCCCGCTGGTGCTGGTGTCCAACGAGATCGGCCTCGGCCTGTCGCCCATGCGTGCCGAGGCGCGCCGCTTCGTCGACGAACTCGGCCGCCTGCACCAGGATCTGGCGCAGTGCTGCAGCCGCGTCACGCTGATGGTGGCGGGGCTGCCGTTGACGATCAAGCCGGGGGCGTCGTCATGA